The following are from one region of the Capsicum annuum cultivar UCD-10X-F1 chromosome 1, UCD10Xv1.1, whole genome shotgun sequence genome:
- the LOC124897541 gene encoding protein DETOXIFICATION 30-like, with amino-acid sequence MPLGIVNLGTDDHSRIKCCNQVYENSSSVPSILLQVFLFNTSNFLLCCSVRVSNELGAGHSKTAKFSVEVAVIISTLIGVVFVVAVISTKNHYPRLFSGKPEAIHEISKLAYFLAATIFLMRIQPILHGVAVGAGWQYSVVIVNIVCYYIVGLPLGACLGYIANIGVKGIWIGMLCGYLASNSSFDIQNLIHAEERIRTYDDQSSQDEIEQFGSRTTSPLSVVT; translated from the exons ATGCCG CTTGGCATTGTAAATTTGGGTACTGATGATCACTCTAGGATTAAATGCTGCAATCAAGTTTACGAAAATTCCAGTTCTGTTCCATCTATTTTACTTCAAGTATTTCTCTTTAACACTTCGAATTTCTTGTTATGCTGTAGTGTTCGCGTATCCAATGAACTGGGAGCTGGTCATTCAAAAACTGCAAAATTCTCAGTAGAAGTTGCTGTAATTATATCAACTCTAATTGGAGTTGTATTTGTAGTTGCTGTAATTTCTACCAAGAACCATTACCCAAGATTGTTTTCTGGTAAACCAGAAGCCATACATGAGATATCCAAGTTGGCATACTTCTTGGCTGCTACCATCTTCCTAATGAGAATCCAACCGATACTTCATG GGGTAGCAGTTGGAGCTGGATGGCAATATTCAGTTGTGATTGTAAACATCGTTTGCTACTATATAGTTGGCCTTCCATTGGGTGCCTGCCTTGGTTACATTGCCAATATTGGTGTTAAGGGAATTTGGATTGGAATGCTCTGTGGGTACCTTGCTTCAAATAGTAGTTTTGACATTCAAAAT tTAATTCATGCTGAAGAGCGGATCAGGACATATGACGACCAATCTTCTCAAGATGAAATTGAGCAATTTGGTTCACGTACTACCTCACCTCTGTCAGTGGTAACATGA